The sequence TTTATATCCCAGGAATGCATGCCATAAATCTACAGTTTCATATGCATCCTCAACATGCCTTCTCTGGCTGTTTTCTGCCTGGGTTGCACCCCACTTCTCCCTCAGGCCATGCCATGCTTCCAGGAGGTGAATGATTACAACTAGACATGCTGCTTCAGTTGTAATTCCTAGGTTAAGTTTCAGAAACCACATATTTCTGGAATTTTAAGAAAGCCTTATAATTATGGAATTAACATTCCCTAAAAGGATTTAGAAGGCTGTAAATGAACATAGTTTCTGTGTCTTTAATCCCCTCCTAGACTCTCAGAGCCTGGAGATGTGTTAAATTTTGATCTGCTATAAAAATACCGGGGTATTTGAGGCTCTTCTAATaatcacagaaacacagagaaaaacaaatgccacaGACACTAAGGTTAAAGGATATAAGCGTAAAAAAGGAAATCACGTAAAACATGGGGCTAGTTAGCCCTTTGAGTTTGAGGGTGAAGTCCCATAAGGCCTACCTGTAAGGATAGAAGGTACTAGATCATAAGTGACAGGGAGAAAGTCATCTTTTTAGAACTGGAAGATGAGAGATTTGAGAAAGGGAGCTACAAGCTATGTTCTCTAGAAGGAGAGTCAATCCGCAGTTTCTGAGAAGTACTGTGGGAAAATGTTTTACAATCATTGCCATGTGGCAAGCTGGATTCAACAGGTTCTCAAGGAGTCCATACCTTACTTAGCATCTTACAAAGAGTAAACATTCTGAGCTAGGACCTGTGGCCCCAGAAACAATGAGATGGCACAACTCTAGCTGCAGGGTGGGGACCACTCATCTACCTTACAGAGAAGTAATCCTGGCACAAAGCGTAAAGTAGTTAAGAGTCACAGGTACTACATCACTGGCTTACTCAATGGACAGATGATATGCACAGGTTGGAAAGCAGAGCTATATGATTTGAACTAAGGGAGTGTGAACAGCAGTAATAGAAAATATCTTCCTCTTGTTTCTTACTTCAAGGCCCAGGGGTTTAGTCTCCCCGATGGGAAGCCCTGCCCACAGGTTTTCATCTATGGTTTTCATGACTCTTAGGTGTGGCATGGGTCTTCAAATGGACCAGGGCACAGATACTCTTTGAGGCTTGAGGGTCCATAAAAGGCTGGTAGTTCCCCACCTAGACTGTGAGTAGTACAAGTTAAGGGCAGAAAAGACCAGAAAAGTATAGCTGTACAAATTGGTTTAGTCACGCTCCGACAAATACTTCTACATTAGATAATGATATAAGGTATTTCTCTCAGAGCTTTGTTCTTCATAAGTGCTCAACAAGTATCAAGTTTTATTACACACTTCCAGAGATATACTCATGTGTAAGTATGTACACATTCCTCTACCTCTATGGGAACAGTCTGGATAGTCATTCTGCCTTCTGAACCAAAAAGTGAAGGCTCCTGGGTGAAGACAGGCAAGGTTCATTCTCATCCTCATTTCAGCATCATTTTAGATGTTGTAGGACAAAGTCAAGCTGAGGAGCTGCAATCTGAGAATGTTTACTCTTGCCTTATCTAGCCAAAGATGCACAAGGCTGGATCCAAGGAGCTGAGAAGGATATGAGGCACTAGCACCACCAACATGGCAAACAGAGGCCATGGTGCAGCAGCAGTTTTCTTGGAAGCAGAGTCTCCACAGTGAGCCCACAGGACAGACCTCTTAACACCTGGGATTTTGCCACTCACCCTCAGTCTTTCCTCCATCTTTGTCAGAAGGTCTTGCTAAGACTGAATCCCTCTCCTTTCTCAAGCTGACATTCTGGCTTTTCCTCCCTGGCCTTCCTACATctatattttcttagttttttgtcCACTTTCATCAACCTCCTGAAGCCACCTTTTCAGATTCTCAGCCGGCCCAGTAGCAGGAGGGTGGTCTTCCCTGTAAGGCATCCTAAAGGGCTAGCTGAACTTTGGACCCCACTTTACATGTCTAATCCTGTTccagaatagaaaacacaaaatacaaatgcCTAATCACCCTTGTCCTCTTCTTTTTGTCTCAAGCAGATTTAAGAAGGCATAATTTAAAGTAAAACCAAATTATTAGACAGCTATGAAATTATCTTCCTTAGAACCTGGTTATTTCACTGGGCAAGACTGCTCATAAACTTCCCCTCACAATAATGATAATGTGTACAATACTCAACAAAGACTCTTGAAAGCAGATggtatgaaaatggaaatacttagTAAAAACTAATATGTAAATGACAAATAAGTTgacaattatataaaatgaaaataaatggtcCAGAAATCAAAGTAAAGCAAAATTCTAAATGGATTCTCTAAATGGGAAATAGTCTGAGTCCTGTTATGTGAAAACCTACCTCTCACCATTAGGTCCCACTCTGTTGATTAATTTTTCCATggcttcctctgtctctttcagtttttcttgCAGTTGAACAAGCTCGAAATTGGCTGAAAAACAAGCATCAATCTAAGGAACCATTATACATAACTCCCAAAGCTCTTTTCTGAAACTGTCTGGCTCTGATACCCTACAAATAATCCTAGCTGGTTTAGAGATTCAGAGAAGAGCCTCATGTCTCTCCAGCTGGTCCAATCAGGACACAAAAGGTACCAAGGTGTGGCCACTGAGATCTAAAGTATATAGGTTTTGGGAGTAATAAACAAATCACTCTCTCTTACATGGAAACACAGCAGGACCAGCTAAAAAACACCtaggagaagagaaaacaaataaaaaaccccacTCAACATGATCAcccaagaagaaatgaagaagataaaCATATCCTTTCTAATCCAATGATGCTTGAGGGGAAAAGTACCAAACACACAAGGTACTTTAGAAAAGGAGGTAACACCCTGAAATGAGCAGTATTTCACCTGAACCGAAAGTCTGAAAACGTATCTAGAGGATCATGATACTATCCTTTCTTCACAGAGGAAGTCTTGAACTAGGGCTGAAGCTTCCCTGACCAACGTTTCCTACCCTCATCATTTGGGATGAAGTGGTGTACTTGGTCCCCAGTATTCTCAACAAAGGTCAACAGAGATCACATCTATCTACTGAAATTAAGACCCTAAAAgtagagtagaaaaaaaatcaattagtaCATGAAATGAACTTTAAGGCAGCAGGAAAACAAAATGCTGTTCACTATGCAGATAATCCAGTTTTTCTGTTTCACACACGAGTATCCTTCTAACCAGATATATTTAGAAGGCCACTGTAAAATATAGTATTTCAAAGGCCTTTTAATACTTTTAGAACAAATTCTTATGCATGCGGTTAACATCTGCAGTGTCTAGAGGACTGTGCCACATAAATGCTTAGGTTATTTTAATTGTCTGCattattcaaaatggaaggaTAAGAAGCAGATATAACTGCTATATTACAAGACGGCTGTTCttaagaattcattttatttatatctgttttaaaTGCATTATGTGACTGGATACAGAACTTGCTATTCTTTGAGAGTccaaaaatcttttcaaaattattttactgaTGCATTTACCATCACTGTTGGTTAGACATTATCTCAATTAAGAACGCAGGActaggggatcccggggtggtgtagcagtttagtgcctgcctttggcccagggcgtgatcttggagtctcgcatggggctccctgcatggagcctgcttctccctctgcctgtgtctctgcctctgtgtctctcatgaataaataaataaaatcttttaaaaacaaaacaaaacaaacaaacaaacaaaaaaaaaactcaagcgCTTTCCTAAAGGATTCCTTGAATATTTAAGATTTCTAAAAAGGATGCAGACTATGACTGGGATATCTACTTCCCAGAGAATTCTGAGTATATCCAAAAAGCAGTTAcggccaagggcagatgcttcaGTGGCTCAGCCTCACTTCACTTTGctgctttttcttaaaaacttctGATGAGGCTTCATTATCCACAGGATAAAGCAGTTTGGCCTCCAAGGCCTTCAGTGACATGGCTTAACCTACCTGCTCCCCCAGCCTTCTTTCCCACAGCCATCCTGTATCAGGCTGTGTCTTCCTTAAGCCGTCTCATCTATCTGACAAGACCCAGCTTCATGTCATTTCCCATAAGGCCCTCATCAAGTCCCCTTCTAGATAATAAACTTTGCACAAGTTATTTTTCCTAACATTCATCCTAGACTATGGATTCTTAGAAGAAAGAGCCATGCCATACACATTTCATTTCTCCAGAGGGCACAGAATACTCCACTtggtcagtaaatatttgatgaccGTGTTATTTCATGAGTCAAAAGTGTTAAACCCGGTCCCTAGATTTAATAACCTATTTTGGCCATGACTTGATCTTTCTTCCTTAGTTTTCCTGTCTGTGAAATAAAGGTATCTGCTACAAATATTCTAAAGTCTGGAATGAGAAGTAACCCATtctaaatgtgaaatattaatttgctaatatataaaaaagtaaacgggtagttttatagtttttggaacTCTTTCTCTTAAAAGCTCAACATCAATTTGGAAACTCAAGACTTCCCAGAGCTTAGGTAAAAATGGCATTggattaatttggggaaatttttaagaaattcttttaagaCATATCCATAGATTGCCCCTCTGACCATATTATGGCAGTCTAACTCAATAAAACCTGTGCATATACTGAGAAGGGGCACTTACTAATTTTCCTGTGGGTGTTTCCAGCTGTGGCAGTAGAGCATTTCCGATCCTCTGCAGTAGTTTTCCCCTTTGAAAGCTGAGAATTGAAGGAGGTACAGCACATCAACAGCAGCTCAGAACCTCAAAGTCATGGAACCCctcatattaaatgaaaaaaaaaaaggttgggaaataaaaattaagtcagaaatcaaatcaaatacCAATATCAGAGAAACATTtcaaaagagagaggggaagggaggggaggggaggggagggagggagggagagagagagagagagagagaaccaaaagAAGGCCCCCAAATGAAAACCCATCAagtcacaaagacaaaaaaaatctctttccaggTCATCTGCTTTTCCCACACTCATCTAAAAGGGGATGTACAGCCCCCAGGGGTGTTCTTACAGAGGCAACTTGGGTCCCTTACAGAGTTCCTGAGCAAGAAGAAACTTGCTTCTTACTGTGATTAGAAGGGCACAGTGAATATTTAAGATTTCCAAAAAGGATACAGAATGTGACTTCTGTTCCACTTCATGTCTAGGCCCATAGCTCACTGAAATCCACCTGGAAGGGGAACTTAACTGGGAGTTGCTTTTGAAGAACCCAAACCATGTCTCCCCAGAGCTACGAGACATCAGGCTTAGTTTCAGAATTGGCAGTTTTGTTTCAGCAAACTACAGCAGATGTTAAAAACATCACTTCACACTCCTGGAGGGGGAAAAGGAGGACAAAGTGGTGTTGGTATGGTCATTATTTGGTCTCACAGTGGGCTACTTGAAAATCACTGTGCCAATCCTAGTAATAAAGTTCTCCTTAAAATAGCTTTACACCTTTTCAGCTTGCAAAGGCATCCagtcaaagaaacagaaacaaaaaaactggagTGGGAGGAGTTTTGATCTTTATTGCTCACTGCATTAGCAACTAGAAGACCCAGGCTCAAGACGTGATTCTACAGTTCTAGTTGTGACTTCTAGGGCAAACCATTTAAGCTTTGAGCAAAAATCTCCTCTTCTATAAAACCGAGGTAACAATTATCCTAAATACCTCATAAAGAGCAAGCAAGGTTTAAAGAGAATTTGAATAAAGGTTATGAACTGTAAAGAGTTTTAATGccaacaaatgatttttattaggATACCAAATTTTCTTGATATAATATGATCAAGATGATTCCACTTACcttaaatagaatatataatatatataaaaaaatcccaaaaccaTAGATTGGAATAATCTGTCCCATCAGGCCTCTTCCACTACCTCCTCCTCCAGTGCCTCCACCAGATCCTTTGGCCTTTGCAAATGCCTCTGCAAGGTGAGACCTCTGGAAACGAGCCCCAGGGGTCTGGCCATCTGCGGGTGGCTGGTGATGATGCATCATCGGTGGAAA is a genomic window of Canis lupus familiaris isolate Mischka breed German Shepherd chromosome 21, alternate assembly UU_Cfam_GSD_1.0, whole genome shotgun sequence containing:
- the RIC3 gene encoding protein RIC-3 isoform X7 produces the protein MAQGPELAVRPPAQWFRFRLRRASAPAARAAAMAYSTVRRVALASGLVLAVSLLLPKAFLSRGKRQEPPPAPEGKLGRFPPMMHHHQPPADGQTPGARFQRSHLAEAFAKAKGSGGGTGGGGSGRGLMGQIIPIYGFGIFLYILYILFKLSKGKTTAEDRKCSTATAGNTHRKITNFELVQLQEKLKETEEAMEKLINRVGPNGERLP